Proteins from one Plodia interpunctella isolate USDA-ARS_2022_Savannah chromosome 3, ilPloInte3.2, whole genome shotgun sequence genomic window:
- the LOC128683973 gene encoding probable serine hydrolase: protein MAKRLFSRSSTSLLFFNGFTNPVKTQIVKHIHCDTIKPEVPCKEIKIPVQWGHISAKLWGDENERPILALHGWQDNAGTWDPLAPLLSKHKSILAIDFPGHGLSSWFPPGMHYYSWELPRLILLLKEYFKWDKVSLLCHSMGSIAGLRFASSYPEEIDFYIAVDSLIADDYDLDLVARTYPKNMLNVNLAQTRLDQEPPLYTYDELAKVWHMGTRKSVSIDSAKILMKRGSKPSKKYPNKFFVSRDARLKYILFTPESKPFVETLIKKLKCPTLYFKAVDSPYASDEFSVEMREVIERNNENFECHFVPGTHHVHLNNPELIMPHISQFLKKHNFLPS from the exons ATGGCAAAGCGACTATTTTCGCGAAGTAGTACaagtttactattttttaatggaTTTACAAATCCAGTGAAGACACAAATTGTGAAGCATATTCATTGCGATACCATTAAACCTGAG GTACCgtgtaaagaaattaaaatcccAGTTCAATGGGGTCATATCTCTGCAAAACTGTGGGGAGATGAGAACGAGCGACCCATATTGGCCCTCCACGGGTGGCAGGACAACGCCGGCACGTGGGACCCCCTAGCGCCGCTTCTGAGCAAGCACAAGTCAATACTGGCCATAGACTTTCCTGGCCATGGGCTCTCATCATGGTTCCCACCAG gTATGCACTATTATTCGTGGGAACTTCCTCGACTCATCCTGTTACTAAAAGAGTACTTCAAATGGGACAAAGTATCTCTTTTGTGTCATTCAATGGGCTCAATCGCTGGACTACGGTTCGCAAGTTCATACCCTGAAGAAATAGACTTTTACATTGCCGTCGATAGTTTGATAGCTGACGATTACGATTTAGACTTAGTTGCTAGAACCTATCCCAAAAATATGCTTAATGTTAACCTAGCACAGACTCGACTAGACCAGGAACCACCTTTGTACACCTATGACGAGTTAGCCAAGGTATGGCATATGGGAACAAGAAAGTCTGTATCCATAGATAGCGccaaaattttgatgaagaGAGGATCAAAGCCTTCCAAAAAATACCCTAACAAGTTCTTTGTTTCACGTGACGCCAGgctgaaatacattttatttaccccGGAAAGTAAACCGTTTGTGGAAACATTGATAAAGAAGCTAAAGTGCCCGACGTTATATTTCAAAGCTGTGGACTCTCCGTACGCGTCTGATGAATTTTCTGTAGAAATGCGAGAAGTCATTGAGCGTAACAACGAAAATTTCGAATGTCACTTCGTTCCAGGTACACATCATGTTCATTTGAATAATCCGGAGTTAATTATGCCCCATATATCTCAGTTTCTTAAAAAGCACAATTTTTTACCAagttaa